From a region of the Bacillus marinisedimentorum genome:
- a CDS encoding DUF2768 domain-containing protein, giving the protein MSIALLKMWFSLGAIFAMFISVVLILISRTKLKGVFRFVVSFIAYVLVFLAGIVMIFVVFSGPVPE; this is encoded by the coding sequence ATGTCAATTGCATTACTGAAGATGTGGTTTTCACTCGGCGCAATATTCGCCATGTTCATATCCGTTGTGCTGATACTTATCAGCAGGACTAAACTAAAAGGGGTATTCCGATTTGTTGTATCATTTATAGCATATGTGCTGGTCTTTTTAGCTGGGATTGTCATGATTTTTGTCGTCTTCAGCGGACCGGTGCCTGAATAG